A region of Polyangiaceae bacterium DNA encodes the following proteins:
- the sdhB gene encoding succinate dehydrogenase iron-sulfur subunit — protein MAKQTSVEDNGTGRRVHLRIWRQDGQELPETRRLEEFKVPYLPQMNVISALQQIQKDPRTADGKSVAPIVWESSCLEEVCGACTMLINGRVGQACSALVDKLAPNGEPITLAPMTKFPLVRDLVVDRGRMFEDMKRVHAWIDIDGTHDLGPGPRESQEQQEERYPLSRCMTCGCCLEACPQYGPQTKFVGAFAVNLVRLYNMHPSGALHKNARLESVMDEGGVQDCGKSQNCVEVCPKEIPLVDSIASVSRDATKRLLFGWLLK, from the coding sequence ATGGCCAAGCAAACGAGCGTCGAGGACAACGGAACGGGCCGCCGCGTTCATCTCCGCATTTGGCGTCAGGACGGGCAGGAGTTGCCCGAAACGAGGCGGCTCGAGGAATTCAAGGTTCCGTATTTGCCGCAGATGAACGTCATCAGCGCTTTGCAACAAATTCAAAAAGACCCTCGCACGGCCGATGGCAAAAGCGTGGCGCCCATTGTGTGGGAATCGTCGTGCCTCGAAGAAGTTTGCGGCGCATGCACGATGCTCATCAATGGTCGCGTTGGGCAGGCGTGTTCGGCGCTCGTGGACAAGCTCGCGCCGAATGGTGAGCCCATTACGCTCGCGCCCATGACGAAGTTTCCGCTCGTCCGGGACCTCGTGGTGGATCGCGGTCGCATGTTCGAGGACATGAAGCGGGTGCATGCGTGGATCGACATCGATGGCACGCACGACTTGGGGCCTGGGCCGCGAGAATCGCAGGAGCAGCAAGAGGAGCGATATCCGCTGTCGCGCTGCATGACGTGCGGGTGTTGTCTCGAGGCGTGTCCGCAATATGGTCCGCAGACGAAATTCGTGGGTGCATTTGCGGTGAACTTGGTGCGTCTTTACAACATGCATCCGTCGGGAGCGCTGCACAAGAATGCGCGGCTCGAGTCGGTCATGGACGAGGGCGGGGTGCAAGATTGCGGCAAGTCGCAGAATTGCGTCGAGGTTTGTCCGAAGGAGATACCGCTCGTCGACAGCATTGCGTCCGTGTCGCGGGATGCGACGAAGCGGCTCTTGTTTGGGTGGCTGTTGAAGTAG
- a CDS encoding DUF433 domain-containing protein, with protein METLLSRITSDPEVCGGQPCVRGIRIPVSLVLKHLAAGRTAAQIVDEFPELETEDIPACLQYAAWLASGRTVVIPSAA; from the coding sequence ATGGAAACGCTCCTGTCCCGCATCACGTCGGATCCAGAAGTCTGCGGTGGGCAACCCTGTGTTCGCGGCATTCGGATCCCAGTGTCCCTTGTCCTCAAGCACCTGGCGGCGGGCAGGACGGCAGCGCAGATTGTGGATGAATTTCCAGAACTTGAAACAGAAGACATTCCGGCATGTCTTCAGTATGCAGCTTGGTTGGCATCAGGCCGCACCGTGGTGATACCGTCGGCCGCATGA
- a CDS encoding DUF5615 family PIN-like protein — protein MKFIVDINVSRRVVERLCDAGHDAVHVSALMDCRAKDKQILEEGRRRNAVVVSHDQDFAAILATTGASTPSLINIRMSYVDVDRLVHVLLDVVRAAGQELATGAIVTVDDRGVRIHQLPVR, from the coding sequence ATGAAATTCATTGTAGATATCAACGTTTCGCGTCGAGTCGTTGAACGACTTTGCGATGCCGGTCACGATGCGGTGCACGTTTCAGCACTGATGGACTGTCGAGCAAAAGACAAACAGATTTTGGAAGAGGGTCGGCGTCGCAATGCTGTCGTCGTCAGCCATGACCAAGATTTTGCTGCAATATTGGCAACGACGGGCGCTTCGACACCATCGCTCATCAATATTCGTATGTCGTACGTTGACGTTGATCGGCTCGTGCACGTGCTTCTTGATGTGGTTCGCGCGGCGGGGCAGGAACTAGCGACGGGCGCAATCGTTACCGTCGATGATCGCGGCGTTCGCATTCATCAATTGCCGGTTCGGTGA
- a CDS encoding branched-chain amino acid ABC transporter permease, with translation MMKIVNALVTGLAQGSMIALVALGYTMVYGILKLINFAHSEVFMMAAFVGLFAITGLGGKDAPLVAGIGGTLVAMAFAGMLGMLVERVAYEPLRTRGKGKANTRITPLVTALGMSVLLQNLAQLLFTAQYRGYPQLLPIEHTRKVIFITAFSTMIALQFIVHRTWMGKAMRALSVNIEAARLMGIRTSRIIAITFITGSVLAAIGAVLYCLDQSQVYPTMGVVIGTRAFVAAVIGGIGSIPGAMLGGLLIGIIGELTKLTQYSGLQDVLVFTVLIAVLLVKPTGLLGKQSIEKV, from the coding sequence ATCATGAAGATCGTCAATGCCCTCGTCACAGGGCTCGCCCAAGGGTCGATGATTGCCCTCGTCGCGCTTGGCTACACGATGGTCTACGGCATCTTGAAGCTCATCAACTTCGCGCACAGCGAGGTCTTCATGATGGCCGCGTTCGTCGGACTGTTTGCCATCACGGGCCTCGGAGGCAAAGACGCACCGCTCGTCGCAGGCATCGGCGGAACGCTCGTCGCGATGGCATTTGCCGGCATGCTCGGCATGCTCGTCGAACGCGTCGCGTACGAACCGCTTCGCACGCGCGGCAAGGGCAAAGCCAACACGCGCATCACGCCGCTCGTGACGGCGCTCGGCATGAGCGTGCTCTTGCAGAACCTCGCGCAGCTCCTCTTCACCGCTCAGTACCGAGGCTATCCGCAACTTTTGCCCATCGAGCACACGCGCAAGGTCATTTTCATCACGGCCTTTTCCACGATGATTGCGCTGCAGTTCATCGTGCATCGCACGTGGATGGGCAAAGCGATGCGCGCGCTCAGCGTGAACATCGAAGCCGCGCGCCTCATGGGCATTCGCACTTCGCGCATCATCGCCATCACGTTCATCACCGGATCGGTTCTCGCGGCCATCGGAGCCGTCCTGTATTGCCTCGACCAATCACAGGTCTATCCGACGATGGGTGTCGTCATCGGCACGCGCGCCTTCGTGGCAGCGGTCATCGGAGGCATCGGCAGCATCCCCGGCGCGATGCTCGGCGGCCTGCTCATTGGCATCATCGGCGAATTGACCAAGCTCACGCAGTATTCGGGTCTGCAAGACGTCCTGGTCTTCACGGTTTTGATCGCGGTGTTGCTCGTCAAGCCGACAGGGCTCTTGGGCAAACAGTCGATCGAGAAGGTCTGA
- a CDS encoding ABC transporter substrate-binding protein, which produces MVGRLGWERRRILALAVVSASALCFAACDKKSDPTPDPAGGANPSGTHEPWKVGAYLSLSGAETQFGIETKEGIELAVDEANSGGGIKGRQVKVLYEDNKSTPQETNNKVLQLITRDKVVALLGEVTSSRSMVGGLVANKHKIPMITPSATAPEVTQIGPFIFRVCFTDDIQGKMGAEFVVKTLGKKKVAILFASDDVYSSGLASQFRDEAKKLGAEIVIEKSFLKTETNFTTFINEIRDAKAEIVYAPIYYNAMVPIARQAKAAGVSGSFFVGGDGWDADTLLTDAGDEMEGAYFTNHYAPDVPWPNAQAFLKSYKTRFKRDPTSLSAMGYDSAKLLFDAMGRAKADTPEGIRDAIADTKGFAGATGTITIDPARNADKSIVVVQIKNKKFTYYATVNDKKR; this is translated from the coding sequence ATGGTCGGACGACTGGGTTGGGAACGAAGGCGGATCTTGGCGCTCGCCGTGGTCAGTGCGAGCGCGCTCTGTTTCGCCGCGTGCGACAAAAAATCCGATCCCACACCTGATCCCGCCGGCGGAGCAAACCCTTCGGGCACGCACGAACCTTGGAAGGTGGGCGCTTACCTGAGTTTGTCCGGTGCCGAGACGCAATTCGGCATCGAGACGAAAGAAGGCATCGAGCTCGCGGTCGACGAAGCCAATTCGGGCGGCGGCATCAAGGGCCGACAGGTCAAGGTCCTTTACGAGGACAACAAGTCGACGCCGCAAGAGACCAACAACAAGGTCTTGCAACTCATCACGCGCGACAAGGTCGTGGCGCTCTTGGGCGAAGTGACGTCGTCGCGTTCGATGGTCGGCGGGCTGGTCGCCAACAAGCACAAGATCCCGATGATCACGCCTTCCGCCACGGCGCCGGAAGTCACGCAAATTGGTCCGTTCATCTTCCGCGTCTGCTTCACCGACGACATTCAAGGCAAGATGGGCGCCGAGTTTGTCGTCAAGACGCTGGGAAAAAAGAAGGTCGCCATTCTTTTCGCGTCCGACGACGTGTACTCGTCCGGCCTCGCATCGCAGTTTCGCGATGAAGCCAAGAAGCTCGGCGCCGAGATCGTCATCGAAAAAAGTTTTCTCAAGACCGAGACGAACTTCACGACGTTCATCAACGAGATCCGCGACGCCAAGGCCGAGATCGTCTACGCGCCGATTTACTACAACGCGATGGTGCCGATCGCGCGGCAAGCGAAGGCCGCCGGCGTGTCTGGAAGCTTTTTTGTCGGGGGCGATGGCTGGGATGCCGATACGCTCCTCACGGATGCTGGCGACGAAATGGAGGGCGCGTACTTCACGAATCACTACGCGCCCGATGTCCCTTGGCCGAATGCGCAAGCTTTCCTCAAGTCGTACAAGACTCGTTTCAAGCGGGATCCAACCAGCCTCTCCGCCATGGGTTACGATTCGGCGAAGCTGCTTTTCGATGCGATGGGTCGTGCGAAAGCGGACACGCCCGAAGGCATTCGCGATGCCATCGCCGACACGAAAGGGTTTGCCGGAGCCACGGGAACGATCACCATCGATCCTGCTCGAAATGCCGACAAGTCCATCGTCGTCGTGCAGATCAAGAACAAGAAATTCACCTACTACGCGACGGTGAACGACAAGAAACGCTGA